TCAGAAGCGAGGTGGAACGTTATGGCGAGTATGCCAAGGCAGGTGAGTTTGTGTACGACCATCCCTTCTTATGGGGCAGTAAACGTACAGGGCCCGATCTGCTACGTATCGGGGGCAAATATTCAGACAACTGGCACCTGAACCATATGTACGATCCCCAGAGCACCTCTGCAGGGTCCATTATGCCAGCCTATCAGTGGTTGGTGACCAACGAGCATGACCGTAGTATGATCGAAGAAAAGATGCGGGCCATGGTCAAACTGGGCGTACCCTATACCGAAGAAGATATTGCCAATGCCCAACAGGCCATGGCAGAACAAGCGGCACAGATCGAAAAGAATCTGTACTCCGACCCTGAGTTTGCCAAAACCTATGAGGCAGACAAAAAGTATGCCGAGGAAAATGGCGAGGAGTTCGTTGAGATGCGCGATCGCGAAATTGTGGCTTTGATTGCCTATCTACAGCGATTGGGCACCGATATCAAAGTGAAGGAAACCGAAGAAGTATTATCTCAAAATCAGTAGGCTATGTTGAAGTTCGTAAAAAACCATATGGAAACAATTGAAGGGGTGGCAACCTACCCGATGATATCGCTACTGATATTCTTCGTGTTCTTTGCCCTACTATTTTGGTGGGTGTTCACCGCCTCAAAGGCGCACATAAAGGAAATGGGCGAATTGCCTTTAGATAACGATAACCAATAAAAACAAAATTATGATTTCTAGAATTCCATGGTGGATAAGGGTTCCCGTACTGTTCTTCCTCGTCTTTGGACTGATGGAATATTTTATCGACTCAGGCGATAAGCCGGCCTTTATCGAATACCCGATAACACAGTTTTTCTTGCTGATGGTGCTGTTCATTTTGATAGCCATCGAACTGATTTTGCGCTCCATCGAGAATATTATGTTCCAAACGCTTTCGCCAGAGGCCCAAAAGCGGTATCTAGAGGCAAAGAACAAACAGGTAGAGTTCAAATGGTTCGAAAATCTTAAAAGACGGTTGACCAAGAGCAAAGCCATCGAAAAAGAAGACGAAATCATCTTAGACCATAACTACGATGGCATTCGGGAGCTTGACAACGTGTTGCCGCCTTGGTGGGTCTATCTTTTCTATGTTACTATCATCTTTGCTGTGGTGTATTTGGTTCGGTTCCATATCGTGGGCGATTATACACAAGAAGAAGAGTATTTAGAAGATGTTGCCATAGCGAAAGCCGAAATTGAAGAATACAAGAAAACCGCCAAGAACCTGGTCGATGTGAATACGGTAGAATTGTTGACCGATGCGAGCGATCTTGAGGCCGGTAAGGCCATCTTTGAGACCAATTGTGTGGCATGCCACATGGCGGATGGCGGTGGGGGAATTGGCCCCAACCTAACTGATGAATATTGGATATTGGGAGGCGGTATCAAAAATGTTTTCAACACCATTTCTGAAGGAGG
This portion of the Flagellimonas lutaonensis genome encodes:
- a CDS encoding cytochrome c oxidase subunit IV: MLKFVKNHMETIEGVATYPMISLLIFFVFFALLFWWVFTASKAHIKEMGELPLDNDNQ
- a CDS encoding cbb3-type cytochrome c oxidase N-terminal domain-containing protein, coding for MISRIPWWIRVPVLFFLVFGLMEYFIDSGDKPAFIEYPITQFFLLMVLFILIAIELILRSIENIMFQTLSPEAQKRYLEAKNKQVEFKWFENLKRRLTKSKAIEKEDEIILDHNYDGIRELDNVLPPWWVYLFYVTIIFAVVYLVRFHIVGDYTQEEEYLEDVAIAKAEIEEYKKTAKNLVDVNTVELLTDASDLEAGKAIFETNCVACHMADGGGGIGPNLTDEYWILGGGIKNVFNTISEGGRDGKGMVAWKNSLKPVEMAQVASYVLQFQGTTPANPKDPEGEIWIDPTIDKETSDMDAPN